CGGCTGAAGGCGCTCGGCGTCAATTTCGCGCAAGGCTATCTGTTCGGCCGCCCGCAGCCGATCGACCAGATCGGGCTCGACGCGCCGGCCGAGGGCTCGCAGCGCGACGCGGCCTGACGCTGCCACGCAACCGGCCTTCGCGAAATTCGCTTGACCGGCGTGCGCCCAGATGGTCCGAAGGACCGTCCAGGGATGAATAAGAAAATGCGGCTTCGATTCTTCTACGGCTGGGTCGTGGTCGCCGTGACCTTCGTCACCATGGCCATCGGCGTCAACGCACGCACCTCGTTCTCGCTGTTCTTTCCGCCGATCCTGTCCGAATTCGGCTGGGAGCGCGGCGTCACCGCGGGCGCCTTCTCATTCGGTTTCGTGGCGTCCGGGGTGGCGAGCCCCCTGATCGGCCGGCTGATGGATCGCGCCGGGCCGCGCGCGGTGATGGAGCTCGGCGTCGCGCTGATGGCCGGCGGGCTGCTGCTCGCGCCGTTCACCACCCAGCCCTGGCATCTCTATCTGACGATCGGTGTCATGGTCGGTGCCGGTTCCGTGTGCCTCGGCTATTCCGGCCAGTCCCTGTTCCTGCCGAACTGGTTCATCCGCAAGCGCGGCTTTGCCATCGGCATCGCCTTTGCCGGCGTCGGCGTCGGTTCGGTGACGCTGCTGCCGTGGGTGCAGCACATGATCGAGCAGACCGGCTGGCGCACCGCCTGTACCGCGATGGGCCTGATGATCCTGATCGTGCTGGCGCCGATCAATCTGCTGCTGCACAAGCGTCCAGAGGACATCGGCCTCCAGCCGGACGGCGACGCTGCGCCGGCGGCGGGTGCCGCGAAGCCGGTTTCCAACGTCGTCGATCCCGTCTGGGCCGCCACCGACTGGACGCTGAGGCGGGCGGTTGCGACCACGCGCTTCTGGTGGATCGCGCTCGGCTATTTCTGCGGCCTGTACATCTGGTACGCTGTGCAGGTGCACCAGACCAAATTCCTGCTCGACATCGGCTTCAGCCCTGGTGTCGCGGTATGGGCGCTCGGCGCCGTCAGCCTGCTCGGAATTCCCGGGCAGATTTTCCTCGGCCATATCTCCGATCGCATCGGTCGGGAAGCAGTCTGGGCGATCAGCTGCGCCGGCTTCGCGATCTGCTTCGTGGCGCTGATCGCGCTGAAATACCAGCCGTCGTTCTGGCTGGTCTGGCTGATGGTGTTCACGCAAGGCGCGCTCGGCTACGGCCTCACCTCGATCATGGGCGCAGTCGTGTTCGAGATCTTCCAGGGCCGCCATCAGGGCAGCATATTCGGCATGATCATGCTTGCGGCGCTGGCGGGCGGGGCGGCCGGCCCCTGGTTGACGGGTCTGCTCTACGATCGCGCCGGCGACTACACGCTCGCCTTTGCCATCGCCATCGTCGTCAGCGGCCTGTCGGCGCTGTCGGTCTGGCAGGCTTCGCCCGGCAAGGTGCGGGCCGTGGCCGGCCGGTTGCACAAGCTCCAGGCGGGAACCGGCGCAAGCTAGGTTCCTTCTGCACCGGATTACCTTCGTATCCTTCGCGGAATGTTAAGCATGTCGCGGCTTGGCTGCGTGCGAGCCGGTTGCAAGAACGTCTTGGACACCATCGACGCGTTAACTTGGGACGGATTGCCGCATTTTCTCGATGCTGCCGGGTCCAACGATGACTGCTTCCGACTGCCCCGTGACGGACATGCCAGACGTGCTGCGCGCGGCGTTCGAATGCGCCGACGACGGCATCGTCATCGTCGATGGCGCGCATCGCATCACCCATTTCAACGCCGGCGCTGAGCGGATCTGGAGGCTCGCGCGCGCCGACGTGCTCGGCAGCGATTCGCAAATCCTCTCACTCAAATGCCTTCAGGCCGATCCAGTCGTTGATTTTCGTGACGAGATCAGCCTGGTGCGGCGCGACAGCAGCCGGATCAAGGTTCTGATTGCACTGTCGTCGGCGACGATCGAGGGCGTCAGCCATCACATCGTGTTTGCACGCGACGTCACCGCCGAGGCCGAGCGTCGCGTCAGGATCGGGCTGCTCAACGCGGTCTCCGACCAGACCAATCGCGCGGTGATCATCACCGACGTCGAGCAGAACATCCGTTACGTCAATTCGTCCTTCACGACGCTGTTCGGCTACACCAGCGGCGAAGCCGAGGGGCGGCGCGCAGGCGAACTGATCGCCGGCTGCCACACCAACCGCACGGCGATTGCGAAGCTGGTCAAGCGGCTGCTCGACGGCGGCCGGCGCGGCGAGGTCGAAACGCTGGTCTATACCAAGGACGGCGAGGAGATCTGGGTCTCTGCCCGGGTCGACGCCTTCCGCGACAAGAACGGCCGCGTCAAGCACATCTTCGCGTTGCTCGAGGACATCACCGAGAGCAGGCAATTGCGCTCGCTGCAGCAGCTCATCATGAGCGCGCTCGCCGACGAGGTGCCGATCACCGAGATCGCCGACCGGCTGTGCCGCCGCGTCGAGCAGATTGCGCCTGACGTCGTCTGCTCGCTGCTCCATGTCGATTCCGCAGGTCTGATCCATCCGCTCGGCGGTCCGAGCCTGCCGGATGATTATTCCCGCGCACTGGACGGCATCCCGATCGGCCCCAATGTCGGCTCCTGCGGCACCGCGGCATTCTATGGCGAGCCGGTGCTGGCCGAAGATCTCGACACCGATCCGCGCTGGCAGCCCTACAAGGCCATGCCGCTCGAAGTCGGGCTTCACGCCTGCTGGTCGACACCGATCAAGGCCAAGGACGGCCGTGTCATCGCCACCTTCGCCTTCTACTTCCGTGA
The genomic region above belongs to Bradyrhizobium sp. CCBAU 53338 and contains:
- a CDS encoding MFS transporter, producing the protein MRLRFFYGWVVVAVTFVTMAIGVNARTSFSLFFPPILSEFGWERGVTAGAFSFGFVASGVASPLIGRLMDRAGPRAVMELGVALMAGGLLLAPFTTQPWHLYLTIGVMVGAGSVCLGYSGQSLFLPNWFIRKRGFAIGIAFAGVGVGSVTLLPWVQHMIEQTGWRTACTAMGLMILIVLAPINLLLHKRPEDIGLQPDGDAAPAAGAAKPVSNVVDPVWAATDWTLRRAVATTRFWWIALGYFCGLYIWYAVQVHQTKFLLDIGFSPGVAVWALGAVSLLGIPGQIFLGHISDRIGREAVWAISCAGFAICFVALIALKYQPSFWLVWLMVFTQGALGYGLTSIMGAVVFEIFQGRHQGSIFGMIMLAALAGGAAGPWLTGLLYDRAGDYTLAFAIAIVVSGLSALSVWQASPGKVRAVAGRLHKLQAGTGAS